Proteins from one Mycobacterium sp. HUMS_12744610 genomic window:
- a CDS encoding carboxylesterase/lipase family protein, producing the protein MHLRTVCTTVTSGLVEGFSRDGVTRWRSIPYAEPPVGALRLRAPRPIEPWEGVLPCHRFRYCAPQPRKYTFVGLGKYQPMSEDCLTLNVVAPDTRYERPLPVMVFIHGGAYFLGSSATPVYDGASLARKGCVFVSVNYRLGALGAVDLSSLSTDAFRIDDNLYLRDLVMALRWVRDNIASFGGNPDAVTIFGESAGAHAVATLLAVPAAKGLFAQAISESPAGGLASSREQSEEYAARFAAILGARRRDAAAVLLTAPPTDLVATLDHLIMQESRNAPGVYPVGPTYGTDYLPLDPMDSLRLGKAHRVPLVVGNNAEEAKLFTRFLKLLPTNEPKIELLLSTVESADRERITAAYPSYPKAAACIELGGDFTFASVVWQIADAHSAHAPVYVYRYDYAPRTLRWSGLGATHATELLAVFDVYRTRLGRLLSAAGDKYTALRITEDVQSRWCAFARTGVPGAGWPSHVSADHAVMIFDRTSRVECDPLAVRRQAWEGFTFRRP; encoded by the coding sequence ATGCACCTTCGTACCGTCTGCACCACAGTAACTTCCGGCTTGGTCGAGGGTTTCTCCCGAGACGGCGTGACCAGGTGGCGATCCATCCCCTACGCCGAGCCGCCCGTCGGGGCGTTGCGCCTAAGAGCCCCCCGGCCAATCGAGCCGTGGGAGGGAGTCTTGCCGTGTCACCGTTTCAGGTACTGTGCACCACAGCCGCGCAAATACACTTTTGTTGGCCTCGGCAAATATCAGCCGATGAGCGAAGACTGCCTGACGCTGAACGTCGTCGCGCCCGACACCAGATACGAGCGGCCGTTACCTGTGATGGTGTTCATCCATGGCGGCGCATACTTCCTCGGCAGCTCCGCGACACCGGTATATGACGGGGCATCGTTGGCTCGCAAGGGGTGCGTGTTCGTGTCAGTTAATTACCGGCTGGGCGCGCTTGGAGCAGTTGACCTCTCGTCTCTGTCTACCGACGCCTTCCGCATCGACGACAATCTTTATCTGCGTGATCTGGTTATGGCGCTCCGTTGGGTGCGTGACAACATCGCAAGCTTCGGCGGCAATCCCGACGCTGTGACGATATTCGGCGAGAGCGCAGGGGCACACGCAGTGGCGACGCTGTTGGCTGTTCCAGCTGCTAAAGGGCTGTTCGCTCAAGCCATTTCTGAGAGCCCCGCGGGAGGTTTGGCTAGTTCCCGTGAACAATCTGAAGAATACGCCGCAAGGTTTGCGGCGATTCTCGGAGCTCGGAGGCGAGACGCTGCCGCGGTCTTGCTGACCGCGCCGCCGACCGACCTCGTAGCGACTTTGGATCATCTGATCATGCAGGAAAGCCGCAACGCGCCGGGCGTATATCCGGTCGGTCCCACATATGGAACCGACTACCTGCCGCTGGATCCAATGGATTCGTTGCGCTTGGGAAAAGCACACCGAGTGCCTCTCGTCGTGGGTAACAATGCGGAAGAAGCCAAGCTGTTCACCCGCTTCCTGAAACTACTGCCAACGAACGAACCCAAGATCGAGCTGCTGCTATCGACTGTGGAATCTGCTGACCGTGAGCGGATTACGGCGGCGTACCCCTCTTATCCGAAAGCCGCTGCTTGTATTGAATTGGGAGGCGACTTCACGTTCGCATCGGTCGTATGGCAGATCGCCGACGCGCACAGCGCACACGCTCCGGTATACGTGTACCGCTATGACTACGCTCCGCGCACGTTGCGATGGTCCGGGCTGGGGGCCACTCATGCTACCGAATTGCTCGCAGTTTTCGACGTCTACAGAACGCGGTTGGGTCGGCTGCTCAGCGCGGCAGGCGACAAATATACGGCGCTGCGCATTACCGAGGATGTCCAGTCGCGGTGGTGCGCCTTCGCCCGCACAGGCGTGCCTGGCGCGGGTTGGCCCAGCCACGTCAGTGCCGACCATGCGGTGATGATCTTCGACAGGACATCGCGGGTCGAGTGTGACCCGCTTGCGGTTCGGCGCCAGGCGTGGGAGGGATTTACCTTCCGCCGCCCCTGA